Within the Nitrospira sp. genome, the region TATCATTGGACGATTTCCTGGTCACGTTCTTTACGTCCGGCCCCGGTGCCACCACGCTGCCACTACGTGTCTATTCCCTGATCCGGTCCGGGGTCACGCCCGAAATCAACGCACTGTCCAGCGTCATGGTGTTGGCCTCCATGCTCCTGGTGCTGGGTGCAGTTCTGCTGCAACGGGATCGCACGGCCCGATGAATGTGAACACACCCGCATTGACCACGGCGGGGCTAGTCGTCGTGCTGCTCAGCCTTGGCGGCGTGGGTTGCTCGTTGCGGGAGGAGGATTCCTCCGGCAGCCGACCGGCGCTCCATTACTACACCTGGTCGGACTACGTCAGCGAGGACGTTCTGCGGGAATTTGAACGCCGTGAGGGCGTTGACGTCGTGGTCGATACGTTCAGCAGCAACGAAGAGCTGCTCGCAAAGCTGCAAAGCGGCGCCACGGGTTACGACGTGGCAGTGCCGTCCGATTTCATGGTCTCCATTATGATGCGACTTGGGTTGCTGGCTGAGTTGAAGCCGGAACGGATCTCCAATGCCGCCCGCTTGGAGCCGCATCTGGCGGCACTTCCGTTCGATCCGTCGCATCGGTATTCCGTACCGTATCTCTGGGGCACCGTCGGCATTGGCTACGATGCCGCAGTGATTCCGAACCCGCCCGACTCCTGGGAGATTCTCTGGGATCCGCGCTACCGCGGCCGAATCAGTATGCTCAACGATCAGCGCGAAGTGATCGGGGCAGCATTGCGATCGATGGGCGAGTCGCTCAACAGCGTCGACCCCTCGGCGATCGAGCGCGCAAAATCGAAGTTGATCCGGCAGAAACCACTGGTGAAGACGTACACGAGCGATACCTATGACCAGTTGCTGGCCTCGGGCGAAGTCGTCCTGGCGCACGGATGGGGCGGGGCCGTGGCCCGGGCGGCCGTGGAGCGCCCGACGGTGCGGTTTACGATGCCCAAGGAGGGGGGGACCATATGGGCGGATTGCCTTGTTGTCCTGAAAGGGACCCAACAGCAGGAATTGGCCGAACGGTTTATCAACTATCTGTTGGATGCCGACGTTTCGCTGCACACCACGGAACGTCTCTATTTTGCTCCGGCCAATCGTGAGGCACGTCGGCGGCTGAGGCCGGGGTTGCAAGACAACCCCGGTGTCGTCCCCCCGTTCAGTCTCTTAGGTGGCCTCGAATGGATGCGCGACGTCGGGGACGCCATTCGCCTCTATGATCGGGCGTGGACGGAACTCAAGATCAGCTAGTCCCTTTAGTTGCGCTTTCTATTTCATTCATTCCACGTTTCCATGTATGATAGGTCGATTCTAAATCTGCATTCCCGTAGCCGGCCATGTCTCGGCGGCGAAGGGGGGTGGGATTTTGCACAAGGGGCATGCCGGGTGAGTTTCGATTGTCGGGCACGCAGGACGCCCCCCCTCCTTGCACGGTTTTTCTCATGCCATTGCCAATTTCTGATCGTGTTCCTGCTTTGGGGCCTCGGTGGAGGCGTCGGCGCAGCCGACATGCCAATGGGGCCACCGTCTCCTTCGGCCCATCGCAGTAGCCCGCTGGTTCAGCGACTTTCCCTTGATGAGGCCCTCGGGCTCTTTCTTCGGCAAAACCTGGACTTGATCGTCGCGAAGTACGGGATCGACTTCGCCAAAGGTCAGCAGATTACCGCACGGTTGTTTCCTAACCCCATTCTCGCCGTCGGCACGTTGAGTTCCTGGACTCAGGGACGGACATTGGCCAGTTCGGGGCAGTTTTATCCTCAGGTTCAGCAACTTTTCGAAGTGGCGGGGAAGCGCGGCTATCGCATTGAGAGCGCGGAGTATGGGACGAAGGGTGCCGAGGCTGCCTTCGAAGACGCCATTCGCCAGCTCAGCTTCGCCTTGAAGGAAACCTACTTTCGGGTGCAGTTGGGACAACGCCGGCTGGGTCTAGCCGAAGAAAGTCGTGATCGATTCGCCCGCATTTTGGATATCAACAGGCTTCGCTTCAAAAAGGGATTCATTGCGGAGGTCGACCTCATCCGCATTCGACTGCAGGTCGTCGATTTCCAATCGCAAGTTATTGCCGCCCTACAGGACACGGAATCGGCGCGAGCCGACCTGCGCGTACTCTTGCAGCTTCCGGCCGGTACGCTCATGGAACTGACCAGCGAA harbors:
- a CDS encoding spermidine/putrescine ABC transporter substrate-binding protein; the encoded protein is MNVNTPALTTAGLVVVLLSLGGVGCSLREEDSSGSRPALHYYTWSDYVSEDVLREFERREGVDVVVDTFSSNEELLAKLQSGATGYDVAVPSDFMVSIMMRLGLLAELKPERISNAARLEPHLAALPFDPSHRYSVPYLWGTVGIGYDAAVIPNPPDSWEILWDPRYRGRISMLNDQREVIGAALRSMGESLNSVDPSAIERAKSKLIRQKPLVKTYTSDTYDQLLASGEVVLAHGWGGAVARAAVERPTVRFTMPKEGGTIWADCLVVLKGTQQQELAERFINYLLDADVSLHTTERLYFAPANREARRRLRPGLQDNPGVVPPFSLLGGLEWMRDVGDAIRLYDRAWTELKIS
- a CDS encoding RND transporter; amino-acid sequence: MGPPSPSAHRSSPLVQRLSLDEALGLFLRQNLDLIVAKYGIDFAKGQQITARLFPNPILAVGTLSSWTQGRTLASSGQFYPQVQQLFEVAGKRGYRIESAEYGTKGAEAAFEDAIRQLSFALKETYFRVQLGQRRLGLAEESRDRFARILDINRLRFKKGFIAEVDLIRIRLQVVDFQSQVIAALQDTESARADLRVLLQLPAGTLMELTSELDYRRVEPDLPVLQQAALESRPDLRQRRLARAQRLADLKLAKAYRYPDVTVGAGYAIQGSQGPDNPQQLGLGVGVPLPLFNRNQGGIAQSEVDVAVADAELQKALLEIENQVDIAYRNLIQARTLVEAYQTGVLDDARQTFTIVERAYERGGATILDLLDAARTARAIQLNYLESLFSYQRNVFRLENAIGRELST